The window CACATTTAAGATAAGACTCTTATCTTAAAGAAACTTAAGATAACTTTCTTATCTTAAGAGAAGATAAGTTTATCTCTTCAACAATTGTGTCCTCTAAAACTCGCACGTGGTAGGTAGTGTTGTTTACTTATAATTTCAATGCCTCTATTTTGAAATCCACAGGAAATGCATTGTACtattaaatttaaagttattttatttcgaAAGCAAAACCGGAAGTAATTTCGACCGTGCCGGATGGAGGAGCTCGTGAGGTACTCACCAGCACTACTACAAACTGTTGGAGCATCTTGCCTgaagacaaataaatgaaaatccCAACATCAGAATAATTGCTTTCTGAACTCTGGTCGTTATATTGTGGATAAAATGCGGAGTGACTGGCCGCTTCCTGCTACGCGGTCCGGGTACCAGCGTAGCTGCTAAACGGAGCTTAGGTCGGGTCAGGTGGCAGAACACATGTCACCGTTATCGCTGTTTGGTTCCAGTTTCGGATAGTCGGATCTCTATTTCTCTAAACGTTGTTAAAGTCAAAATGATGGGCCGCCGTCGATAGGAATAACTAGGGCTGGTTACTAGACCTGCGAATGCGGAGAAATGATCATTTCGCTCGGAAGAAACGGGTTAATCGGACTCGCTGTCGGAGCTACAGCCAGTTTGGGGTTGATTGGGCTTCTAATTTACAGAGAGCGGAGCAGGAGAAGGTCCCAAAGGCTGGAATCAAGAGGCCAGCCAGCAGCCAGGCTGCCTGACCAGGCGGATGGAGCGGCGCTTTTCCAGGAGCCTCTGGATGCTCAGGGTAGGTTAGCTTcacactgccccctgctgttCAGATGCTGACATGTCTGCTTCTAAACTCATTGAGTTCAGGGGCTTGTCCTTGATAAAGACATTTCTGTATGATTATATTGACAActagaataaatatttcaagaGATATTTTGTCCTAAATTGCTGGTGATCAATCATTCCGACACAagttattattttgtcatttccaaatgtattatgaaacaaatacattttcttgtCTGGAGGATATTCATGATCTATTATCTCCCCAATGATCTatcaaacaattattttttgcaggaaattaattaaagttcttaatattttttcagtttgtattttttaaatgtatttatttaaatcagccTTTTCATGTAAGTAGCAGAAATGGATGAGTAGCATGGGATTTCCTTCATTGTTTTTCTACTCATGCCTTCACAGCATTGTGTTAGAAGTGAATATTGAGGTAATCATTCATGTCACTGCAACATTAACAGGAGTTAGTTGAGcaattaaaaaattacagatGCACCGATAAATCAGCCctgatttgtttcattttgagtGATGGACGATTGGCAGATGTCTTCCATGTGAAACCGATCTGATCTCACATATAATTGCAAACGTCTGAAACTCATTTGCAGGTGCTGAgttgaaaatcagccactgtccccTTTAGCTctgacttttcagacaaaaataaataaatcactatCAGCCAGAATTGACAAGTCAGACTGTTCAAAGGTTGGTGATTGACCAGAGAACTCTTAACAGTGCGGCCCTATTAAAAATGCTAGAGGCATTAGTAAAATGTCTGAAGCGCAGAGGATGTGTGTGTCCGTCCCCAGAGATGGAGGCCCAGCAGCAGGCCGTGGCAGCGGTGGAGGCTGTGGTGCAGGGTCTGACCccagagcagcagctggagctcCGGATCCAGCTGGACCAGGTGCTGAGCTGCGTGGCCTCGCTGCGCTCTGAGGTGGCCGAGCTCCGCGGGGGGCTGCAGGACATCGCCCTGCAGATCATCCAGGATGTCAAGTGAGTGGACTCACCAACCGCCCCTCCTAACTGTTCTGTTTGGCAGTGTGACCCACTTCCTTCAGCTGGGACCTGATCCACGCTTAGCACTTGTTCTGCTGTGTGTCCTGTACTCCAGAGTGAAACTGGGCTTCTCTGgctgctgttttctctctcacacCTTTAGAAAGGGAGTGGAGGACAGTCAAAGGGTCCGTCGTCGTCGCCATGTCAACAGAGAGCGGACCGACTCAACCAGCTCCAGTTCTATCTACTTTACTGCCAGCCAGGATGTCGGCAACACCAACGAGGAGACCAGTGAAGGAGGGTATGTCGTCCCCTCTCACCAGGCTGTCAGCAGGGGGCTTCTCTAAGATgaacatatatatacagtatatatatatatatatatatatatatatatatatatatatatatatatagtgtgtgtgtgtgtccccgAGTGTTGCAAGCTTCTTCAGTCTATTTTAAAATAGCTCAGTACTGTAACTAGTAATGACATCATTCCCCCCTGTTGAGGTGCACCAATAAATCGAACCAGACCATAAGCGTCTAAATGAGtaaagaatgaataaataaagaacataTTCAGTATTAATATCAGCCTTTTCACAGGGATATTTGTTGCATCCTGTCTTGAACGTAGCTTTAAAGTCGTGTCCTCTGAGAATCCTGTGTAGGGGCCGTGCAGCATGAAGTGCTTGTTTTGGGCTTCAGGTACTCCACGGCCTACGCTGAGTCTGAGTACACAGACCGCGATGAAGATGAACCAGAACCGGAGCCAGAGtctgaggaagatgaggaggaaaGAAGCTGTGCCACGGTCCTCACCCTCCGCCAAGAAGACTCccaagaggaagaggagaggaaagttgaggaggaggaggaggaggaggaggaagaggagggaaggCTGTGGATGGAGGCAGAAGTTCCTCATGGAGAGCTGGCTCTGCTTTTGGCTCAGAGTGACATCCTTCACACTGGAGACGCTACTTTAAAAGCAGACggctttcagctgctgctgaacaaCAGAGGAGAGGTGAGTCGCTGTCTGTCCATGATGGACAAAATCCGTCCTCAAAGTGGACAGGAGCTTCAACTGACTGAATCTGGTCCTTCAGTGTGTCTGAGATTTTGGGAGATTGACGGATAAATAATTCCCAAAGTTTTGAATCCATTAGGCTGTAAAATGTCAAATAGTTTTCTCTGCTGCTCATGTAAACTAAAAAGTATTTGTATTCGTGATGATGACTGAGGTTCCTAACTGTCTCTTCATCCTGCTGCAGTGCGGAGACAGCAAGGACTTCCTCTGGAGGCTGGCCCGCGCTTACAAGGACATGTACGAGTCTGCCAAGGACAAGCAGGAGAAGTCCAGCTACGCTCAAAAAGGTGGGAGCAttcacacactgacacactGACACAGCCAACCCGACATTCTTGCTCCAGACCAGCTTCAGCACCAGGCCAGTTCTGGCCCTGGTTCAAAGCTCCGGCTGAGTGAATCGTTCCCAGGCCTCTGCAGGCTGAACGTCTGGATGCTGAGCAGGGAACAGTCATTTGGTTGAGGTGTGCTGGAGCAAAGAGGTTTACAAATGTTTTGCCATGAGGTCCAGAATCATTCATTTAGAAGCACTTTGGGGAAccacactaaatatttttttttatgccaaatTAAAACTGCCGTTTGTGCTTTTTAATTCCTTCTGCtccagattaaattaaaataaaaaactaaaaatgaaaaatcaacaaaattgTTAGCTTTTTGTGTAAAACGGATCTGCAAATCATTGTAGATACAAAATAAGGTTTTGCATGATTGCGTTATGAGACTGGTCCACAGTTTCATGATGTGGGATATATGATTTGTGTTTGAGTAAAAGCAGcttgatgtttgtgtttcagttcacttcaaagaaaagatgaaagcagaaatattggAATCTATTTTTTACCTcatatgggtttttttttttaagtagaagATGTTAATTATGTGTAAATCATCTAACCTTGCATGATACAACATGTCTATTTGCTTCAATCACCTTAAGCTTTCTGGTCAGATTTACTCCATTCTGGAACTGAGGTCATGGGGCCGCACAAAATCCTTcagagggccacaaatggccccgtACCTGCACTGTGAGCACCCCTGATCTAAGTCTGTAGGAATGGAGCTGCCCAGCcctgaacagaacagaacccTAAGTGACCACAGTTCCACGTTTGTCTGCTTCCAGTCAGGATATGACAGCGTTCTGTGGTGGTGATCAGAAAAacatcctttttaataaaaaaataaataaattattttagtatttgaCATGTGGATCAGTGCTGATTCACATGATGAGTCCAAAGGGCCATAGGACCCTGCAGCCctgccctgctgctgctgctgctgctgtgggtCCAGTGAAGCAGACACGCATCAACAGGCTGCAggacagcgccccctgcagaCTGGAGCTGGTCCATCCACACAGAGCTGATCTGCTCCATGTGACTAATGAAGCTTGCCTCTGCtttcttaatttttcaaaactaaTTCCATCAAGTGGGCAGCCGATCAGCTAGAGACAGTGTTGGACTCATTGGACAGATCATCatcgtcgtcatcatcatcatagaGGCTCTTGTATTAACGGTTGTTGTGTGCAGGTCGGGAGGAGGCGGAGCTGGCTCTGAACTACAGGAGCCTGGATGCTGAGAGTCA is drawn from Xiphophorus hellerii strain 12219 chromosome 15, Xiphophorus_hellerii-4.1, whole genome shotgun sequence and contains these coding sequences:
- the rmdn3 gene encoding regulator of microtubule dynamics protein 3, yielding MIISLGRNGLIGLAVGATASLGLIGLLIYRERSRRRSQRLESRGQPAARLPDQADGAALFQEPLDAQEMEAQQQAVAAVEAVVQGLTPEQQLELRIQLDQVLSCVASLRSEVAELRGGLQDIALQIIQDVKKGVEDSQRVRRRRHVNRERTDSTSSSSIYFTASQDVGNTNEETSEGGYSTAYAESEYTDRDEDEPEPEPESEEDEEERSCATVLTLRQEDSQEEEERKVEEEEEEEEEEEGRLWMEAEVPHGELALLLAQSDILHTGDATLKADGFQLLLNNRGECGDSKDFLWRLARAYKDMYESAKDKQEKSSYAQKGREEAELALNYRSLDAESHKWFAVLTRLSSEHESMHSKLKSGHILKEHLDRALALSDEDPVCYYLLGRWCYEVATFDWLEKKAAAALYRSAPTASIHDALENFLKAEELRPGFSRNVRLYIAKCHKDLGNISEATNWTRLALKMPTDNDEEAYELEAQLQLLTDKQN